A segment of the Nostoc sp. TCL26-01 genome:
AATTGCCAGAGGACACTCCATCGAGAAAAAACGGCAATTAGTAGAAGCCATTACTAATGCCCTCGTTACAGCTTTAGATACCAAACCAGAATGGATTACTATTCATATTGATGAATTTGAGCGAGAAAATTGGGCTGTAAATGGAATATTACACTGTGATAGACATCGGAGAAGACATGATGAAACAGGTAG
Coding sequences within it:
- a CDS encoding 4-oxalocrotonate tautomerase family protein yields the protein MPFVTVKIARGHSIEKKRQLVEAITNALVTALDTKPEWITIHIDEFERENWAVNGILHCDRHRRRHDETGR